One window from the genome of Archaeoglobus neptunius encodes:
- the tmk gene encoding dTMP kinase, producing MLIAIEGIDGAGKTTVSHFIAELLREKGFDVVVLKEPGNSRYGIKIKNSEKRLSPEEELELFILDRKEDVRENILPALHSGKIVIMDRYYYSNIAYQSARGIDWEYIKRENEKIAPKPDLTIILDVDAEQALKRVKKRGKLTPFEDLEYLKKVRENFLKYADSTTVVIDASKPLDEVKREVERIICSLIKDRLQAEP from the coding sequence ATGCTCATCGCCATTGAGGGTATAGACGGTGCAGGGAAAACGACAGTTAGCCATTTTATCGCAGAACTTCTGCGAGAAAAAGGTTTTGATGTTGTCGTGCTGAAGGAGCCGGGTAACAGCAGGTACGGAATTAAAATAAAAAACTCAGAAAAAAGACTGTCTCCCGAGGAGGAGCTTGAACTTTTCATCCTTGACAGGAAGGAGGATGTAAGGGAAAACATACTTCCAGCCCTCCACTCGGGCAAGATCGTGATCATGGACAGGTACTATTACTCGAACATAGCCTATCAGTCAGCCCGCGGAATTGACTGGGAGTATATCAAAAGAGAGAACGAAAAAATAGCTCCAAAGCCCGATCTGACGATCATACTTGATGTGGATGCTGAACAGGCATTGAAAAGGGTGAAGAAAAGGGGAAAGCTCACACCGTTCGAGGATCTGGAGTATCTCAAAAAAGTGAGAGAGAACTTTTTAAAATACGCCGATTCCACAACGGTCGTTATTGATGCCTCAAAACCGCTTGACGAAGTGAAGAGGGAGGTTGAGAGGATTATCTGTTCTCTGATTAAAGATCGGCTTCAAGCAGAACCTTGA
- a CDS encoding CBS domain-containing protein, producing the protein MKAAEIMNSNVICATVPSTRDNVLELFKKYEISAVPVLKNSELVGIVTRKDILRKIEENQLALLMTPNPVTVNANADVKDVVKILTSTPFRRLPVVENNRLVGIITVRDIVKKLAEMNFEKSVKEYVTPYIVCVWEETPLNVAGEIMRLSNSEMCGVLNDNDELVGVIDEKIMLTETLIEDFIEQTSYSSSSDTDDSWSWDAVRDYTVKYFEVSVVKLPKDPVKKYMKQPEFVYPQTNVSKCAKKMVKSDLDYMPVLDSENRLIGTVKDKDLIKVLLEADL; encoded by the coding sequence ATGAAGGCAGCAGAAATTATGAATTCCAACGTCATCTGTGCAACAGTTCCCAGTACCCGTGATAATGTACTGGAACTTTTCAAAAAGTATGAAATTTCGGCCGTTCCGGTACTCAAAAACTCAGAACTTGTTGGAATCGTCACCAGAAAGGACATTTTGAGAAAAATTGAGGAAAACCAGCTTGCTCTGCTTATGACGCCAAATCCCGTCACAGTAAACGCAAATGCGGATGTAAAAGATGTGGTAAAAATTCTAACATCGACACCTTTCAGAAGACTGCCAGTGGTGGAAAACAACAGACTTGTGGGCATAATAACCGTGAGAGATATAGTGAAAAAGTTAGCGGAAATGAACTTTGAGAAGTCTGTCAAAGAATATGTTACTCCCTACATAGTCTGCGTGTGGGAAGAGACGCCGCTGAATGTTGCTGGAGAAATAATGAGGCTTTCAAACTCCGAGATGTGCGGAGTTCTGAATGATAACGACGAGCTCGTTGGTGTCATTGACGAAAAGATAATGCTGACGGAAACGCTGATTGAAGACTTCATAGAGCAGACCTCCTACTCTTCCTCAAGTGACACGGACGATAGCTGGAGCTGGGATGCCGTGAGGGACTACACCGTGAAGTATTTTGAGGTGAGCGTGGTTAAACTGCCGAAAGACCCAGTCAAAAAATACATGAAGCAACCCGAATTCGTGTATCCCCAGACAAACGTATCAAAATGTGCAAAGAAGATGGTAAAGAGTGATCTGGACTACATGCCCGTACTCGACTCTGAAAACAGGCTCATAGGAACTGTGAAGGACAAAGATCTGATCAAGGTTCTGCTTGAAGCCGATCTTTAA
- a CDS encoding pyruvoyl-dependent arginine decarboxylase — MERRTPLIPKKVFFVSGVGRHEDRLISFELALRDAGIERFNLVPVSSILPPGCEIVDKEEGLKKLFPGEIVFCVMARITSCDEGKEIFASIGAAVPDDRNANGYIAEHSGEWYDGAEGYAKVLAEEMLKTQGNKAAKTYGITAKGRVEKCTTAVAAAVFVI, encoded by the coding sequence ATGGAAAGGAGAACACCGCTGATACCCAAGAAGGTCTTCTTCGTCTCTGGAGTTGGCAGACATGAGGACAGATTGATAAGCTTTGAGCTCGCATTAAGGGATGCGGGCATCGAGAGGTTCAACCTGGTCCCCGTAAGCAGTATTCTACCCCCTGGGTGCGAGATTGTTGATAAGGAGGAGGGATTGAAAAAGCTGTTCCCGGGAGAAATTGTATTTTGCGTTATGGCAAGAATTACAAGCTGCGATGAGGGGAAGGAGATATTTGCGAGCATCGGAGCGGCAGTTCCGGATGATCGCAATGCCAACGGGTACATTGCCGAGCACAGCGGAGAGTGGTATGATGGCGCTGAAGGATATGCAAAGGTGCTTGCAGAGGAAATGCTGAAAACACAGGGTAATAAAGCCGCTAAAACCTACGGAATTACGGCAAAAGGCAGAGTTGAAAAGTGCACAACCGCAGTTGCGGCTGCGGTTTTCGTTATTTAA
- a CDS encoding formate C-acetyltransferase/glycerol dehydratase family glycyl radical enzyme — MDRIERLVRNVNKPARLSIHRAKLYTDSIKRTEGEPAIIRQAKALKNILENIPIQILDGELIVGTMLPDPPGAILFPEGVGLRIINELDSLPTRDTNRLLVDEEEARILREEIAPYWYGKTIEAFAYPLMPDVMNVLYTGSVFVLTEMAGISHVAVNYPYLMRRGFRLFLEESKKRLKELEEKGVYEGEKYAFYQAAGIVSEAVINYGLRYAELAEKLAEEEKDDRREELLRIAEICRKVPAEKPESFWEAVQFLWIVQSALHQENYEQAISMGRIDQYLFPFFQKDLREGKIDRQRAFEILANLWIKTNEIVPPFDSLLEQFFSGQTTNQALTIGGCDIYGRDATNDLTYLMLEVTDRLRLRQPNVHVRVSRRTPDDFLNRLAESIASGCNALALFHDDVAVEALRLAGVSDEDAWNYTTVGCVEIAPFGNSFTSSDAALVNIAKALEYAMNGGKDMQFGYEFGLKTEKPETLEDLIENFRIQLSHIIGLVVKGCNILGYANAEVKPTPLLSLCIEDCFEAGLDVTRGGAKYNFTGIQAVGVADVGDSFAAIEEALKLGYSMDDIIEACRKNFAECEELHKLLSESPKYGNDDDRADRYARMVLEYYCNEVNRHRNFRNGHFAAGCYPMTTNTGFGFFTSALPSGRKGGEPLNPGVGPSTGRDREGVTAIIKSASKINYAKLPNGASLTLNLSSDVLGAKGSAVVKALIKSFIDLGGMHIQFNILNEDVLRKAQKNPEEFRWLLVRVAGWSAYFVELSKPVQDEIIRRISCRV, encoded by the coding sequence ATGGACAGGATTGAAAGACTTGTCAGAAACGTGAACAAACCTGCAAGATTAAGCATTCACAGGGCAAAACTCTATACAGACTCAATAAAGCGTACAGAGGGAGAACCTGCGATTATCAGGCAGGCAAAAGCCTTGAAAAACATTCTCGAGAACATACCCATACAGATTCTCGATGGTGAGCTGATTGTCGGAACCATGCTTCCCGATCCTCCCGGGGCGATTCTTTTTCCCGAAGGTGTGGGGTTGAGGATAATAAATGAACTCGATTCTCTCCCCACCAGAGATACGAACAGATTGCTGGTGGATGAGGAAGAAGCGAGGATTCTCAGAGAAGAAATAGCTCCTTACTGGTATGGAAAGACGATCGAGGCCTTTGCATATCCACTGATGCCTGATGTGATGAACGTGCTGTACACGGGTTCTGTTTTCGTGCTGACAGAAATGGCGGGAATATCTCATGTGGCAGTAAACTACCCCTATCTGATGAGAAGGGGTTTCAGACTGTTTCTTGAGGAGAGTAAGAAAAGATTAAAGGAGCTGGAGGAGAAAGGTGTTTATGAGGGTGAGAAATATGCGTTCTACCAGGCTGCAGGAATAGTTTCGGAGGCTGTAATCAACTACGGGCTGAGGTATGCCGAACTTGCGGAGAAGCTGGCTGAAGAAGAGAAAGATGACAGAAGAGAAGAACTCCTAAGAATTGCAGAGATATGCAGAAAGGTTCCCGCTGAAAAACCGGAGAGCTTCTGGGAGGCTGTTCAGTTTCTCTGGATCGTTCAATCTGCACTTCATCAGGAGAACTATGAGCAGGCAATCTCAATGGGGAGAATAGACCAGTACCTGTTCCCGTTCTTTCAGAAAGACCTCAGGGAAGGTAAAATAGATAGGCAAAGAGCATTTGAGATTCTGGCAAATCTCTGGATAAAGACAAACGAGATAGTCCCCCCGTTCGACTCTCTGCTGGAGCAGTTCTTCAGCGGTCAAACTACGAATCAGGCTCTAACAATAGGCGGGTGTGATATCTACGGAAGGGATGCGACCAACGATCTGACGTACCTCATGCTCGAGGTTACGGACAGACTGAGGTTGAGACAGCCAAATGTTCATGTTAGAGTCAGCAGGAGAACACCCGATGATTTTCTGAACAGGCTGGCTGAATCTATAGCTTCAGGCTGCAATGCACTGGCTCTGTTCCACGATGATGTGGCGGTGGAGGCTCTGAGACTGGCTGGAGTGAGCGATGAGGATGCGTGGAATTACACCACTGTTGGCTGTGTGGAGATTGCACCTTTCGGTAACAGCTTCACCTCAAGTGATGCTGCGCTGGTCAACATCGCAAAAGCCCTGGAATACGCCATGAACGGTGGAAAGGACATGCAATTCGGTTACGAATTTGGATTAAAAACTGAGAAGCCAGAAACACTTGAAGACCTGATTGAAAACTTCAGGATCCAGCTCTCCCACATCATCGGGCTTGTTGTAAAGGGGTGCAACATTCTTGGCTATGCAAATGCCGAGGTCAAACCAACACCACTCCTGTCTCTGTGCATCGAAGATTGTTTTGAGGCTGGATTGGACGTGACAAGGGGTGGTGCGAAGTACAACTTCACCGGAATACAGGCTGTTGGTGTTGCCGATGTAGGGGACTCTTTTGCGGCTATTGAAGAGGCTTTGAAGCTCGGTTACTCAATGGACGACATCATTGAGGCGTGCAGAAAGAACTTCGCTGAGTGTGAGGAGCTTCATAAACTTCTGAGCGAAAGTCCGAAGTACGGCAACGATGACGACAGGGCGGACAGGTATGCAAGAATGGTTCTTGAATATTACTGCAATGAAGTGAACAGGCACAGAAACTTCAGAAACGGTCATTTTGCTGCAGGCTGCTATCCCATGACGACAAACACCGGCTTTGGCTTCTTCACCTCAGCCCTTCCATCGGGCAGGAAAGGTGGCGAACCGCTCAACCCGGGTGTTGGCCCATCTACTGGAAGAGACCGGGAGGGGGTTACAGCGATCATAAAGTCGGCATCAAAGATAAACTATGCAAAACTGCCGAATGGCGCATCCCTCACCCTAAATCTGAGCAGTGATGTTCTGGGTGCGAAGGGGTCGGCTGTTGTTAAGGCCCTTATAAAGAGTTTCATAGATCTGGGTGGAATGCACATTCAGTTCAACATACTGAATGAGGATGTCCTCAGGAAGGCCCAGAAAAATCCGGAGGAGTTCAGATGGTTGCTTGTGAGGGTGGCAGGATGGAGTGCGTACTTTGTTGAGCTGTCAAAGCCTGTGCAGGACGAGATAATCCGGAGAATTTCATGCAGGGTTTGA
- a CDS encoding glycyl-radical enzyme activating protein has protein sequence MKGRIFRIQRFSIHDGYGIRTTVFLKGCPLRCIWCHNPESQKFDIEVGYKIEKCNLCFRCGGICEAIGHADGVEIDRGRCDGCGRCVEICSAGAFELYGLDVGVEDVMNLIEKDAVFYKNSGGGVTFSGGEPYFQPDFLLALLKACKNMGINTAVDTSGYAKWSTIERTLPFVDFFLYDLKDYRDDRHRKFCGAGNEPIISNLKKLIDAGKEVIVRIPVVPGYNFENGDFEGYFKVLENTGCERVDVLPFHSLAVDKYRWLGRDWDFPDITRRAREMSEEFARFLEKRGMQTSIGGYF, from the coding sequence ATGAAGGGCAGAATTTTCAGAATACAGAGATTTTCAATACACGATGGATATGGCATCAGGACGACAGTCTTTCTCAAAGGCTGTCCTCTGAGGTGCATCTGGTGTCACAACCCGGAATCTCAGAAATTCGATATCGAGGTTGGGTACAAAATCGAAAAATGCAACCTGTGTTTCAGGTGTGGAGGGATATGTGAGGCAATCGGGCATGCTGATGGCGTTGAGATAGACAGAGGACGGTGCGATGGATGCGGAAGATGTGTTGAAATTTGCAGTGCTGGGGCGTTTGAGCTTTACGGATTGGATGTTGGTGTGGAGGATGTCATGAATCTGATCGAGAAAGATGCTGTGTTTTACAAAAATTCAGGCGGAGGAGTGACTTTTTCCGGTGGCGAGCCCTACTTTCAACCGGACTTTCTGCTTGCTCTGCTCAAGGCCTGTAAAAATATGGGGATAAACACCGCCGTTGACACCTCTGGATATGCAAAGTGGAGCACCATAGAGAGAACTCTTCCGTTTGTTGATTTCTTCCTTTATGATCTGAAGGATTACAGGGATGACAGGCACAGAAAATTTTGCGGAGCGGGAAACGAGCCAATCATTTCCAACCTGAAAAAACTCATCGATGCTGGAAAGGAGGTGATTGTGAGGATACCCGTTGTTCCGGGGTACAACTTCGAGAACGGAGATTTTGAGGGGTATTTTAAGGTTCTTGAAAATACAGGCTGTGAGAGGGTGGATGTCCTGCCCTTCCATTCCCTCGCCGTGGACAAGTACAGATGGTTGGGAAGGGACTGGGATTTTCCCGACATTACCAGAAGGGCGAGAGAGATGTCCGAAGAATTTGCCCGGTTTCTGGAGAAAAGAGGAATGCAGACATCCATTGGAGGATATTTCTGA
- a CDS encoding FprA family A-type flavoprotein has translation MKPVELKDGVYWVGAIDWDERDFHNFVTERGLTYNSYLIMDEKVTLVDTVKHKFVRQSMERIRKVVEPSEIEYIVVNHIEPDHSSGLPDTVKIAKDATIICTQRAKDGLCRYYDCDGWNFQVVKGGDELKIGRRTLMFVDMTMLHWPDSMATYVKEDRLLLSNDAFGQHIASGGRFDEDIGVDEALKWAKIYYANILMPLSGLIKKKLAEIQNLNLEIDMIAPSHGVVWRNPAKIIEAYSRWSNFESENKVVIVYDSMWHSTEAIARAIADGVESEGAEVRVFHVRKDHWTSIVTEILDARAVAVGSPTIHNGLFPTVAGFLTYLKGLKPQNKKGLAFGSYGWNGNGVKEVHRILEELKFEMLEPFMVKFRPTKEELEKAFEMGAELAK, from the coding sequence ATGAAACCCGTCGAGCTGAAAGATGGTGTATATTGGGTTGGTGCAATTGACTGGGACGAGAGGGATTTTCACAATTTTGTGACTGAACGTGGGCTGACGTACAATTCATATCTCATCATGGACGAAAAGGTGACGCTAGTTGATACCGTAAAGCACAAATTCGTTAGACAGTCAATGGAGAGGATCAGAAAGGTTGTAGAACCATCGGAAATCGAATACATTGTTGTCAACCACATCGAACCGGATCACTCAAGCGGTTTGCCCGACACGGTGAAGATAGCGAAAGATGCGACAATCATCTGTACGCAGAGGGCGAAGGATGGATTATGCAGGTATTATGACTGTGACGGCTGGAACTTTCAGGTTGTGAAGGGTGGAGATGAACTTAAAATCGGTAGAAGGACCCTGATGTTCGTGGATATGACGATGCTACACTGGCCCGATAGCATGGCAACGTATGTGAAGGAGGACAGGCTTTTGCTGTCAAATGATGCATTCGGTCAGCATATAGCCAGTGGAGGGAGATTTGATGAGGATATTGGGGTTGATGAAGCTCTGAAGTGGGCCAAAATCTATTACGCTAACATTCTGATGCCCCTGTCCGGGCTGATCAAGAAAAAACTTGCGGAAATTCAGAATCTCAATCTGGAAATTGACATGATAGCTCCCAGCCATGGGGTTGTGTGGAGGAATCCAGCAAAGATAATCGAGGCTTACTCAAGGTGGTCAAACTTCGAGTCGGAAAATAAGGTTGTTATCGTCTATGATTCGATGTGGCACTCAACAGAGGCAATTGCGAGAGCCATTGCAGACGGTGTTGAGAGCGAAGGGGCAGAGGTTAGAGTATTCCATGTCAGAAAAGATCACTGGACCAGTATAGTTACCGAGATTCTCGATGCTAGAGCGGTAGCTGTTGGATCACCAACGATCCACAACGGACTTTTCCCCACAGTTGCAGGGTTTTTGACGTACCTGAAAGGCCTGAAACCGCAGAACAAGAAGGGTCTCGCCTTTGGATCATACGGATGGAACGGAAATGGGGTAAAAGAAGTTCATAGAATACTGGAAGAGCTGAAATTTGAGATGCTGGAACCCTTCATGGTGAAGTTCAGACCAACGAAGGAAGAGCTTGAAAAGGCTTTCGAGATGGGGGCGGAGCTGGCGAAATGA
- a CDS encoding flavodoxin family protein, with protein sequence MILGISGSPRKKATEYVLLKALKMLEEMGFETEFFTVRGKEIKPCQHCDYCLKHKECRIRDDMQNLYAVFGEASGIVMATPVYNGGVSAQIKAVMDRCRALVAADYDFFRGKVGMGIAVGGDRIGGQEAALQQIITFYILNGIIPVSGGSFGANLGATFWSRDTLEGVKGDEEGFRSLRKTVKRFASVLKMMEGV encoded by the coding sequence ATGATACTCGGTATATCGGGCAGTCCAAGAAAAAAAGCAACTGAGTACGTTCTGTTAAAGGCACTCAAAATGCTTGAGGAGATGGGTTTCGAGACCGAGTTTTTCACTGTGAGGGGAAAGGAAATAAAGCCCTGTCAGCACTGTGACTACTGCCTGAAGCACAAGGAGTGCAGAATCAGGGATGATATGCAGAATCTTTACGCTGTGTTTGGGGAAGCAAGTGGAATCGTTATGGCAACTCCAGTTTATAATGGCGGTGTCAGTGCGCAGATAAAAGCGGTAATGGATAGATGCAGGGCTCTTGTGGCTGCCGATTACGATTTTTTCAGAGGGAAAGTGGGAATGGGTATTGCGGTTGGTGGGGACAGAATAGGTGGGCAGGAGGCAGCTCTACAGCAGATCATAACTTTCTACATTCTGAACGGAATTATTCCGGTTAGCGGTGGATCTTTTGGAGCGAATCTTGGGGCCACGTTCTGGAGCAGGGACACGCTCGAGGGGGTGAAGGGGGATGAGGAGGGTTTCAGAAGTCTGAGAAAAACGGTTAAGAGATTTGCATCAGTATTAAAGATGATGGAAGGTGTGTGA
- the afpA gene encoding archaeoflavoprotein AfpA: MEGRKKKRVAWGITGSGDRLQETVEVMKKIRKQYPEVEIAVYLSKAGDQVIKHYKLVGDLKENFGAVRVEIDANTPFLAGQVQVGRYEFLLIAPATSNTVAKISMGIADSLLSNAAIMALKAFIPVYVMPSDYREGVVVTRLPDGRDLKIRVRKEDVEHVKKLAEMDGVHILEKPEDIFGVFERHFGKA, encoded by the coding sequence ATGGAGGGGAGGAAAAAGAAAAGGGTTGCGTGGGGAATTACCGGAAGTGGGGACAGATTGCAGGAGACAGTCGAGGTCATGAAGAAGATCAGGAAACAGTATCCGGAAGTTGAGATAGCTGTGTATTTATCCAAGGCCGGAGATCAGGTTATTAAGCATTATAAACTTGTTGGCGATCTAAAGGAGAATTTTGGTGCTGTAAGAGTTGAGATTGACGCAAACACACCATTTCTGGCAGGACAGGTTCAGGTGGGCAGATACGAGTTTCTTCTGATAGCTCCCGCAACATCCAACACAGTAGCTAAGATTTCAATGGGCATCGCAGATTCACTGCTTTCGAATGCAGCGATAATGGCTCTAAAGGCTTTCATTCCTGTCTACGTCATGCCCTCCGATTACAGAGAGGGGGTGGTGGTTACAAGGTTGCCTGATGGAAGGGATCTGAAGATAAGGGTCAGAAAAGAAGATGTGGAGCACGTGAAAAAACTGGCCGAAATGGATGGAGTGCACATTCTCGAAAAACCGGAAGACATATTTGGCGTTTTCGAAAGGCATTTTGGAAAAGCTTAA
- a CDS encoding GNAT family N-acetyltransferase, whose translation MSAEGLISEFYVDKKGEIILVTVFVPEERENLIRMYEEYDPESRCCGLPPNTRNGIESWIDALHKNGYGFIAKLGDRVIGHIAAVPENSEAEFAIFIHPDFVDRGIGGELIRFASRVMREKGVRKLKAITERTNRRAIETYRHLGFLAVSRDPLYVYFEKEI comes from the coding sequence GTGTCAGCAGAAGGCCTGATCTCAGAGTTTTACGTGGATAAAAAAGGGGAAATAATACTGGTTACGGTTTTCGTTCCTGAGGAAAGGGAGAACCTGATAAGAATGTACGAGGAATACGATCCGGAAAGTAGGTGCTGTGGACTTCCTCCAAACACCAGAAACGGGATTGAAAGCTGGATTGATGCTCTCCACAAAAATGGTTATGGCTTCATTGCAAAACTCGGTGACAGGGTTATCGGACATATTGCGGCGGTTCCTGAGAACAGTGAAGCAGAGTTTGCGATTTTCATCCATCCGGATTTTGTGGACAGGGGTATTGGTGGCGAGCTCATAAGATTTGCTTCAAGAGTCATGAGGGAGAAGGGCGTCAGGAAGCTCAAGGCAATAACGGAAAGAACCAACAGAAGAGCGATCGAGACATACAGACATCTTGGCTTTTTGGCGGTTAGCAGAGATCCACTGTACGTTTATTTTGAAAAGGAAATATGA
- the sfsA gene encoding DNA/RNA nuclease SfsA — translation MKVIAVPEAIECIILGRLNRFVVEIEIDGRVARAHINNTGRLKELLFRGNRGFCFKTETKKTDYRLFAVKCESGYALIDTQIQMKAFERAIRTIDWLDVRTFVRNVRVDESRIDYLLVGKEEVFAELKSAALKSGDYAMYPDCPTERGRRHVQTLIDLVGEGKKAVIVFIAAVPSVKAFKPNMEADEMLYSLLVEAKKAGVMMKALHLEYGDGFVFLRNPDLPVEI, via the coding sequence ATGAAGGTGATTGCAGTTCCAGAAGCGATTGAATGCATAATTCTTGGCAGATTGAACAGGTTCGTCGTCGAAATCGAGATTGATGGCAGAGTAGCCAGAGCGCACATAAACAATACGGGAAGACTTAAGGAACTCCTTTTCAGAGGCAACAGGGGTTTTTGTTTTAAAACGGAAACCAAAAAGACAGACTACAGGCTCTTTGCTGTAAAGTGCGAATCCGGATACGCCTTGATTGATACCCAGATTCAGATGAAAGCTTTTGAAAGGGCTATCAGAACGATTGATTGGTTGGATGTGAGAACGTTCGTGAGAAACGTGAGGGTTGATGAATCGAGAATAGACTACCTTCTCGTAGGAAAAGAAGAAGTCTTTGCAGAACTGAAAAGTGCCGCTCTCAAGTCTGGAGACTACGCAATGTATCCGGACTGCCCGACAGAGAGAGGGAGGAGGCATGTTCAGACATTGATTGATCTTGTGGGGGAAGGAAAAAAGGCTGTGATAGTGTTCATCGCTGCAGTTCCTTCAGTCAAGGCTTTCAAGCCCAATATGGAAGCGGATGAGATGCTTTACTCTCTTCTCGTAGAGGCAAAAAAAGCGGGAGTGATGATGAAAGCCCTTCATCTCGAGTACGGGGATGGATTCGTTTTCCTCAGAAACCCTGATCTTCCGGTTGAGATTTAA
- a CDS encoding HD domain-containing protein, giving the protein MSSHDEGHVERVMKLAEFIARREGADLEVVLTAARLHDIARDAENHAVESAKKAREILKGRDYKFVSSVVHAIEAHSFSSGIEPRTLEAKVLSDADKLDAMGAIGVARAFLYSGERGRSIHDTLKHFEEKLLRLKDQLYTDTAREIAEDRHRFLELFYARIKRELDEF; this is encoded by the coding sequence ATGTCTTCCCATGATGAAGGACATGTGGAGAGAGTTATGAAACTGGCAGAATTCATAGCGAGGAGGGAGGGGGCCGATCTCGAGGTCGTACTGACTGCAGCGAGATTGCATGATATTGCACGGGATGCAGAGAACCATGCCGTTGAATCTGCAAAGAAGGCACGGGAGATTCTGAAGGGAAGAGATTACAAGTTCGTGAGTTCGGTTGTTCATGCAATTGAGGCACACTCCTTTTCATCCGGCATAGAGCCAAGAACACTTGAGGCGAAGGTTCTGAGCGACGCCGACAAGCTTGATGCAATGGGGGCAATAGGCGTTGCAAGAGCATTCCTGTACAGCGGGGAGAGAGGAAGAAGTATACATGACACGCTAAAGCACTTTGAGGAAAAGCTTCTGAGGCTTAAGGATCAACTTTATACGGATACTGCAAGAGAAATTGCCGAAGACCGGCACAGATTTCTGGAGCTTTTTTATGCCAGAATAAAAAGGGAACTTGACGAATTCTGA
- the radA gene encoding DNA repair and recombination protein RadA yields the protein MSDEAKIIELEDIPGVGPETAKKLRDAGFSTVEAVAVASPSELASVGGITEGNAVKIIQAARKLANIGGFESGDKVLERRKAVRKITTGSKDLDALLGGGVETQAITEFFGEFGSGKTQICHQLAVNVQLSEDQGGLNGSVVIIDTENTFRPERIIQMAEAKGLDGNEVLKNIYVAQAYNSNHQMLLVDNAKELAEKLKKEGKPVRLIIVDSLMSHFRAEYVGRGTLADRQQKLNRHLHDLMKFGELYNAAIVVTNQVMARPDVMFGDPTKPVGGHIVAHTATFRVYLKKSKDDLRIARLIDSPHLPEGEAIFKVTERGIEDAEEDKKKRRKK from the coding sequence ATGAGTGATGAGGCAAAGATTATCGAACTTGAAGATATTCCCGGAGTTGGGCCTGAAACGGCGAAGAAGCTGAGAGATGCCGGTTTCTCAACCGTCGAGGCGGTTGCCGTTGCATCTCCTTCAGAACTTGCAAGTGTGGGTGGAATTACTGAAGGCAATGCGGTCAAGATAATCCAGGCAGCGAGGAAGCTGGCGAACATCGGTGGATTCGAAAGTGGAGACAAGGTTCTGGAAAGGAGAAAGGCGGTGAGGAAGATAACAACGGGGAGTAAGGATCTTGACGCCCTTCTGGGAGGTGGTGTGGAGACTCAGGCCATAACGGAGTTCTTCGGTGAGTTTGGAAGTGGTAAAACACAGATTTGCCACCAGTTGGCGGTGAATGTCCAGCTTTCTGAAGATCAAGGAGGGCTTAACGGTTCAGTAGTGATAATTGATACCGAAAACACCTTCAGGCCTGAAAGGATTATTCAGATGGCCGAGGCGAAGGGGCTTGATGGCAACGAGGTTTTGAAGAACATCTATGTCGCTCAGGCGTACAACTCCAATCACCAGATGCTGCTCGTTGATAACGCCAAAGAGCTGGCTGAGAAACTCAAAAAAGAAGGCAAGCCGGTGAGGTTGATAATAGTAGACTCCCTCATGTCTCACTTCAGAGCGGAGTACGTCGGAAGGGGAACTCTGGCCGACAGACAGCAGAAACTCAACAGACATCTGCACGATCTCATGAAGTTCGGAGAGCTCTACAATGCTGCCATAGTTGTAACAAACCAGGTTATGGCAAGACCGGATGTTATGTTCGGAGACCCGACAAAGCCTGTTGGAGGGCATATTGTTGCACATACGGCCACATTCAGAGTTTATCTCAAAAAGAGCAAGGATGACCTCAGGATTGCAAGGTTGATTGACTCACCACACCTGCCAGAAGGAGAAGCAATTTTCAAGGTTACCGAAAGGGGAATAGAGGACGCAGAAGAGGACAAAAAGAAAAGAAGGAAAAAATAA